The following proteins are encoded in a genomic region of Gopherus flavomarginatus isolate rGopFla2 chromosome 14, rGopFla2.mat.asm, whole genome shotgun sequence:
- the PSME3IP1 gene encoding PSME3-interacting protein has product MVAAVRYGCSTMDGGDGTADLVINKRFVSESELDERRKRRQEEWEKVRKPEDPEECPEEVYDPRSLYERLQEQKDKKQQEFEEQFKFKNMVRGLDEDETKFLDEVSRQQALIEKQRREDDLKELNEYRSTLAKVGVSTDPKKESEKKLTVKSVENKNKFSQAKLLAGAVKHRSSEGGNSVKRLKLDTDNDKNQEKPACVPLGSSSMSGSAVHCPSAAVCIGILPGLGAYSGSSDSESSSDSEGTINSTGKIVSSVFRSNNFFDGP; this is encoded by the exons ATGGTGGCTGCGGTGCGGTATG GCTGTTCCACAATGGATGGAGGAGATGGCACTGCTGACCTTGTAATTAACAAAAGATTTGTGTCTGAATCGGAGCTAGATGAGCGGCGGAAGAGAAGACAGGAAGAATGGGAGAAGGTTCGAAAACCTGAGGACCCAGAAG AATGCCCAGAGGAGGTGTATGATCCACGATCACTATATGAAAGACTCCAGGAACAGAAAGACAAGAAACAGCAGGAGTTTGAGGAGCAGTTTAAATTCA AAAATATGGTAAGAGGCTTAGATGAAGATGAGACAAAGTTCCTCGATGAGGTGTCTCGGCAACAAGCGCTAATAGAAAAGCAACGAAGAGAAGATGATCTGAAAGAACTAAATGAATACAGAA GCACTCTCGCCAAAGTGGGCGTCAGCACGGACCCAAAGAAGGAATCAGAGAAGAAACTCACTGTGAAGTCAGTAGAAAACAAGAACAAGTTCTCTCAGGCAAAGCTGTTGGCAGGAGCTGTGAAACACAGAAG TTCAGAAGGCGGTAACAGTGTGAAGAGACTGAAACTAGACACCGACAATGACAAGAATCAAG AAAAGCCAGCTTGTGTTCCACTCGGGAGCAGCTCCATGAGTGGCTCTGCAGTCCACTGCCCCTCCGCAGCTGTGTGCATTGGTATCCTCCCAGGCCTTGGCGCCTACTCGGGAAGCAGCGATTCTGAGTCCAGTTCAGATAGCGAAGGCACTATTAACTCCACCGGAAAGATTGTCTCCTCGGTCTTTCGTAGCAACAATTTCTTTGATGGGCCATAA